The following proteins come from a genomic window of Paenibacillus wynnii:
- a CDS encoding UbiD family decarboxylase, whose translation MGYGNLRQWIEQLRKDKDLAVIDTPVDPHLELAEIHRRVVQNEGPALLFTQVKGTPFPVATNLFGTVRRVEKAFGPRPEQLMKSLMNACENLHPPTLSGLWKEKSMLIDLLKVGTKNVSQGEAPVLGICRNRDSLKELPRITTWQVDAGPFVELPIVYTESINRSKEHSLGMYRVQIQDDNTANLFWNTRRTGGGFHHHEAKLSGEALPVSLFIGGPPALMATAIAPVPERVPELLFASMMLGGRLPLVKDPMGGHRIPAEAEFAIRGLVPPNEEDYSVMHIQRMWHRKDAIYPVSLLSKPRQEDHYLGNFLQRLLSPAYPLVMPSVRSLWTYSETGSQTLASAVVHVSYSQETLAAAFRILGEGQLSRTRFLLLTNEPVELSDFPKLLETVLERFNPAGDLLIFNQTSYDEVNDKGTKLNPGSKGIMIGVGSPIRDLPRAYDEGVIPGIHDVQPYCGGCLAASGASYEEDPTLPQRLVAALRDRGTSWPLVILVDNAAETVKTQASFLGSVFTHFNPATDIYAESEVVNHHVGYKLPIVIDARMKQRNSEEILPNEDIVERVNQNWKNYFPTA comes from the coding sequence TTGGGATACGGTAATTTACGTCAATGGATAGAACAATTACGGAAGGATAAGGATCTTGCCGTCATTGACACTCCCGTGGACCCTCATTTGGAGCTTGCAGAGATTCACCGCAGAGTCGTCCAGAATGAAGGGCCAGCCTTGCTGTTTACCCAAGTAAAGGGAACACCGTTTCCCGTAGCCACGAATTTATTTGGGACGGTTAGAAGGGTTGAAAAGGCATTCGGACCGCGTCCAGAACAATTGATGAAATCTCTAATGAATGCTTGTGAAAATTTACATCCCCCCACTTTAAGCGGTTTATGGAAAGAGAAAAGCATGCTTATCGATTTGCTAAAGGTCGGCACCAAAAATGTATCGCAAGGAGAAGCACCAGTACTGGGTATTTGCCGTAATAGGGACTCTTTGAAGGAGCTTCCCCGTATTACCACCTGGCAGGTTGACGCTGGACCCTTTGTGGAACTTCCGATTGTATATACGGAAAGTATAAATAGATCTAAGGAACATAGTTTGGGTATGTATCGTGTCCAAATACAGGATGATAATACCGCCAATCTATTCTGGAATACTCGAAGAACGGGCGGTGGTTTCCACCATCATGAAGCCAAGCTGAGTGGAGAAGCACTTCCGGTATCGCTCTTTATTGGTGGTCCTCCAGCGTTGATGGCTACAGCTATCGCTCCTGTACCGGAACGGGTCCCAGAACTGCTTTTCGCTTCTATGATGTTAGGTGGACGGCTCCCGTTAGTCAAAGATCCAATGGGAGGGCACCGTATTCCGGCAGAGGCCGAATTTGCTATCCGAGGTCTGGTTCCGCCAAATGAGGAAGATTATTCTGTGATGCATATCCAACGGATGTGGCATCGTAAGGATGCTATCTATCCGGTATCGCTTCTAAGCAAACCTCGTCAGGAGGACCATTATCTGGGTAACTTTTTGCAACGGCTTTTGTCTCCAGCTTATCCCCTAGTGATGCCTTCTGTTCGTTCATTATGGACATATTCGGAGACCGGCTCGCAAACACTGGCCTCGGCTGTAGTTCATGTGAGTTACTCGCAGGAAACCCTTGCCGCGGCATTCCGAATTTTGGGAGAAGGTCAGCTATCCCGCACACGATTTTTGCTGCTTACAAATGAACCCGTAGAGCTGTCGGATTTTCCAAAGCTATTGGAGACTGTGCTGGAACGTTTCAACCCCGCGGGAGACTTATTGATTTTCAACCAAACATCTTATGATGAAGTAAATGATAAAGGCACGAAACTGAATCCAGGCAGTAAGGGGATCATGATCGGAGTGGGTAGCCCTATTCGTGACCTACCGCGTGCTTATGATGAGGGAGTAATTCCAGGCATACATGATGTACAGCCTTATTGCGGCGGTTGTCTTGCTGCTTCAGGGGCATCCTATGAGGAAGATCCAACATTACCCCAGCGTCTGGTAGCCGCTCTTCGTGACAGGGGAACTTCGTGGCCGCTGGTCATTCTTGTGGATAATGCTGCCGAAACCGTGAAAACACAGGCGTCATTTCTTGGGTCGGTATTTACCCATTTCAATCCTGCAACAGATATTTACGCGGAGTCAGAAGTGGTCAATCATCATGTTGGCTATAAGCTGCCCATTGTGATTGATGCGCGTATGAAGCAGAGGAATTCTGAGGAGATACTCCCGAATGAGGATATCGTTGAGCGGGTCAATCAAAATTGGAAGAATTATTTCCCTACGGCTTAA
- a CDS encoding COX15/CtaA family protein codes for MSTNQLKWLSYTTCLVMFLALVGGVVVTKTGSGLECGNEWPLCNGKLVPAYTLGSLIEYTHRLFSGLAGMLSLASMIAFWRYARNRRDLLTYAFMTLLFVVVQGGMGALAVVKSQSAAVMALHMGFSLIAFASSLMLALGSKRRYEAEKTDATVDEGKPVSRGFRNLTWITALYSYIVVYIGAYVSHTDSRGGCSGWPLCNGEWIPELSGGVGIVFVHRIAAALLFILTAILGHLAFWKHKGNRELQNLGVSAVLLCLLQVVSGAAVVFTLDNDRLYIFAALAHILLIAGLFGVLSYMSVRVWQLSKRRD; via the coding sequence TTGTCAACAAATCAATTGAAATGGCTTAGTTATACAACTTGTCTTGTCATGTTCCTGGCATTAGTTGGGGGAGTAGTCGTGACAAAGACAGGTTCAGGATTGGAATGCGGAAATGAATGGCCGCTTTGTAACGGGAAGCTTGTTCCGGCTTATACTTTGGGGTCCTTGATCGAATATACACACCGTTTATTCAGTGGATTGGCAGGCATGTTATCTCTTGCTTCCATGATTGCCTTCTGGCGATATGCCAGAAATCGGCGTGATCTATTGACCTATGCGTTCATGACACTGTTATTTGTAGTCGTCCAAGGAGGTATGGGAGCGCTTGCGGTTGTGAAATCGCAATCTGCGGCCGTAATGGCGCTGCACATGGGTTTTTCTTTAATTGCTTTTGCTTCCTCACTAATGCTTGCCCTCGGTTCCAAAAGACGTTATGAAGCTGAAAAAACCGATGCTACAGTAGATGAAGGTAAGCCCGTTAGCAGGGGCTTCCGCAACTTAACGTGGATTACTGCGTTATATTCTTACATAGTTGTCTACATTGGGGCCTATGTGAGTCATACTGATTCCCGTGGGGGCTGCTCGGGATGGCCTCTATGTAACGGTGAATGGATTCCCGAGTTATCGGGTGGCGTAGGCATCGTATTTGTACATCGGATTGCCGCAGCGCTTCTATTTATTCTTACAGCTATTCTTGGTCATCTGGCCTTCTGGAAACATAAAGGGAATAGAGAACTGCAGAATCTGGGGGTATCCGCTGTATTATTATGTCTGTTACAGGTTGTTAGCGGTGCAGCTGTTGTGTTTACGTTAGATAACGATCGGCTCTACATATTTGCGGCATTAGCCCATATATTACTGATTGCCGGGTTGTTCGGTGTGCTAAGTTACATGAGTGTACGCGTATGGCAGCTGAGTAAACGGAGAGATTAA
- a CDS encoding thioredoxin family protein, which yields MDKINSPGEFQVSIQSPRLTVAVFKADWCSDCKFIDPFVPELEQNYNGRLTLVEVDVDAVGDVSQEQNILGIPSFVAYSDGRELVRFVSKLRKSREEIENFLDRALEVYQSIHK from the coding sequence ATGGACAAAATAAATTCTCCCGGTGAATTTCAAGTATCTATTCAATCGCCTAGATTAACGGTGGCTGTTTTCAAAGCTGACTGGTGCTCCGATTGTAAATTTATAGATCCATTTGTGCCGGAACTTGAGCAGAACTACAACGGCCGCCTTACGCTGGTTGAAGTGGATGTGGATGCGGTGGGTGATGTTAGTCAGGAACAGAATATACTGGGTATACCTAGCTTTGTCGCTTACAGTGATGGAAGAGAATTAGTCCGTTTTGTAAGTAAACTTCGGAAGTCCCGTGAGGAAATTGAGAATTTCCTGGATAGAGCCCTTGAGGTTTATCAAAGTATTCACAAGTAA
- a CDS encoding putative polysaccharide biosynthesis protein has product MSKKESFVKGTLILAAAALIARVLGLAQRVPLEHIFDSVGNASFGAANNIYLMLLAVATAGIPSTLSKMVSERYALHREEEAQQVYRAALLFAGAAGIVITILLYIGAPYFATNVMKLPEAALAIRAIAPALLLFPATAIMRGYFQGRNYMMANGVSQITEQVARVVTAILLAYLLMKNGSNNTTMAAGASFGSVLGSIAAFAIMLYYSLKLRRDDKIAALNYAPVPKLPMLGIYKDIFKLSIPIVLSSLTVPAVNLIDNSIAIPLLIDQVGRDAATTTLGYLTSRAQSVAGIPPILAIALSASLIPIISAAFARRDHDHLKRQVTLALRISILTGTPIVLSLVVAAYSVNGLLFKSLDGSGIVAMLTLGTIFQITMMTTNSILLGMGKSRISMYYVLAGIIVKLVASFFLSKVFGIYGIIGATALCFIVITMLNIRMLKSVVDFRIMGKRWGGFAMAVIASGGIGYVLNEAGIMLTQVMPARLAFLFTCLVVGATVVIIYLVLLIVLGVISREEVASYPKALQKLLKPLMKLQPERARMNE; this is encoded by the coding sequence TTGTCCAAGAAAGAATCTTTTGTCAAAGGTACGCTTATTCTGGCTGCCGCCGCTTTAATAGCACGTGTCCTAGGGCTCGCCCAGCGTGTACCGTTGGAGCATATATTCGATAGTGTAGGCAATGCTTCCTTCGGTGCGGCCAATAATATTTATCTGATGTTGCTTGCAGTAGCGACTGCTGGTATACCGAGTACACTCAGTAAAATGGTTTCAGAGCGTTATGCCCTCCATCGAGAGGAAGAAGCACAGCAAGTATACAGGGCTGCTCTTCTGTTCGCCGGAGCTGCAGGTATAGTTATTACTATACTGCTGTACATAGGAGCACCTTACTTTGCAACCAATGTTATGAAGCTCCCTGAAGCTGCCCTGGCGATTCGCGCAATAGCCCCAGCTCTTCTTTTATTCCCTGCTACCGCAATTATGCGAGGGTATTTCCAGGGTAGAAATTATATGATGGCAAACGGAGTTTCACAGATCACAGAGCAAGTCGCACGAGTGGTTACGGCAATACTTCTTGCTTATTTATTGATGAAGAATGGCTCTAACAATACTACAATGGCGGCTGGAGCTTCATTCGGTAGTGTTCTTGGCAGTATAGCTGCTTTTGCTATTATGCTGTATTACTCCTTGAAGTTGCGACGTGATGATAAAATAGCGGCACTGAATTATGCTCCGGTGCCAAAGCTGCCCATGCTGGGGATTTATAAGGACATTTTTAAGTTATCTATTCCAATAGTACTTTCATCTCTGACGGTTCCCGCTGTAAATTTAATTGATAACTCTATTGCTATTCCGCTTCTTATCGATCAAGTGGGTCGGGATGCGGCTACAACAACGTTAGGATATTTGACGAGCCGGGCTCAAAGTGTGGCGGGTATTCCACCTATACTTGCTATAGCTCTAAGTGCATCTCTTATCCCTATTATTTCGGCAGCCTTCGCTCGTCGTGATCATGATCATCTTAAGCGCCAAGTAACACTAGCGCTACGCATCTCTATTTTAACAGGAACGCCCATTGTCCTTTCGCTTGTAGTTGCCGCCTATTCAGTTAACGGTTTGCTATTCAAAAGCTTGGATGGAAGCGGAATTGTAGCCATGCTTACCCTGGGAACGATTTTTCAGATTACAATGATGACCACCAACTCCATTCTTTTGGGGATGGGGAAGTCGCGTATCTCCATGTATTATGTACTGGCCGGGATTATCGTGAAGCTTGTGGCAAGCTTTTTCCTAAGCAAGGTGTTCGGTATCTATGGAATTATTGGAGCAACTGCACTTTGCTTTATAGTCATTACGATGCTTAACATACGAATGTTAAAGTCTGTAGTTGACTTTAGAATTATGGGCAAACGCTGGGGTGGTTTCGCAATGGCGGTGATTGCCTCCGGGGGCATTGGCTATGTGCTGAATGAGGCAGGAATTATGTTGACTCAAGTAATGCCTGCCCGTCTTGCGTTTCTATTTACTTGCCTTGTTGTGGGAGCTACGGTCGTCATCATTTATCTTGTACTCCTTATCGTATTGGGTGTAATTAGCAGGGAAGAGGTTGCCAGCTATCCGAAAGCCCTGCAAAAGCTGTTAAAGCCATTAATGAAACTGCAGCCTGAACGTGCCCGTATGAATGAATAA
- a CDS encoding DUF456 domain-containing protein produces MTILGWILIIALFVIGMAGAVYPILPGALAIYLAFFVYGWFFSFEPFGTGFWIVQTLIVVALFVADYVVGAWGVKKFGGSRYSVIGSTLGIITGAFFFPIGLIIGPFAGAFIGELLAGSAPRKAAKVSLGSLLGLLSSTFVKIILQIAMVILFFIWIGR; encoded by the coding sequence TTGACTATCCTGGGTTGGATTCTCATTATCGCTTTATTTGTTATCGGAATGGCCGGTGCCGTATATCCCATCTTGCCGGGGGCACTGGCGATTTATCTGGCCTTTTTCGTCTACGGCTGGTTCTTTTCCTTTGAGCCTTTTGGTACCGGGTTCTGGATTGTTCAGACCTTAATCGTCGTTGCTCTTTTTGTAGCGGATTATGTGGTCGGGGCGTGGGGTGTCAAAAAATTCGGTGGCTCACGTTACTCAGTCATTGGCTCAACGCTTGGAATTATCACCGGTGCATTTTTCTTTCCAATCGGGCTTATTATCGGGCCTTTTGCGGGAGCGTTTATCGGGGAGTTACTAGCAGGCTCCGCACCGAGGAAGGCAGCTAAAGTAAGTTTAGGCTCACTGCTTGGTCTACTCAGTAGTACGTTCGTTAAAATTATTCTGCAAATCGCGATGGTCATCCTCTTCTTTATCTGGATTGGCCGGTAA
- a CDS encoding Cof-type HAD-IIB family hydrolase, translated as MTAKYRLLALDMDGTLLNDEQLITPETAKWIQKAKNAGVYVCLSTGRAFRSALPYAEQLGLLTPMVTVNGSEVWRAPNQLYRRSLMDPQLVTKMHEMAIEYGIWFWAYSLNEVHKQDNWDGDVKNREWLKFGYSTEDNDIRHKVLMRLQDMGGLEVTNSSPYNLEINPLGVNKASGIKSVCKLLGINMSQVVAVGDSLNDLAVIQKAGLGVAMGNAQKTVKQEADVVVASNNEDGIAEVIQKYILSDAKISGDSVTVR; from the coding sequence ATGACTGCCAAATACCGCCTGCTTGCATTGGATATGGATGGAACCCTGCTTAATGATGAACAGTTAATTACACCCGAGACGGCAAAATGGATTCAAAAGGCAAAAAACGCAGGTGTATATGTTTGTTTGTCTACTGGACGTGCATTTCGTAGTGCACTTCCTTATGCGGAACAGTTAGGCTTGCTGACACCGATGGTAACTGTAAACGGGAGTGAAGTATGGAGAGCACCGAATCAATTGTACCGGCGTTCCCTGATGGACCCGCAGCTCGTAACGAAAATGCATGAAATGGCAATAGAATACGGCATCTGGTTCTGGGCGTATTCCTTGAATGAGGTGCACAAGCAGGACAATTGGGACGGAGACGTAAAGAACCGAGAATGGCTTAAATTCGGTTACAGCACGGAGGATAACGATATTCGCCACAAGGTGTTAATGCGGCTTCAGGATATGGGGGGACTTGAGGTTACCAATTCCTCTCCCTATAATTTGGAGATTAACCCTTTAGGTGTGAATAAGGCGTCAGGTATTAAGTCCGTTTGCAAATTACTCGGAATCAATATGTCTCAGGTTGTTGCCGTCGGGGATAGTCTTAATGATCTTGCCGTTATTCAAAAAGCGGGTCTTGGAGTAGCCATGGGTAATGCCCAAAAGACAGTTAAGCAGGAAGCGGATGTTGTGGTAGCTTCGAACAATGAGGATGGAATTGCAGAAGTGATACAAAAGTATATTTTATCTGATGCAAAGATATCCGGGGACAGTGTAACGGTTAGATAA
- a CDS encoding peptidoglycan D,D-transpeptidase FtsI family protein: protein MGLRINIFFFSTFVIFCVIIVRLAVLQFVEGPTLSEVETNREVKNVPLAAMRGVIFADGGEKLAYSTPVQSLYITLTKDYTAKELNKETGKTVLKPEAQAKSDALAANLTAAFNTYGAADEVKMTKEEVIEAMDLYFKKFQGYTPRRIKIDLSQKEVAFFMEHKNDYPGLEVVEESVRHYDKDTVAVQTVGYIKLYKYSNSLAIYQNIINATKNTPDPGLTYKDDEFVGFDGLELQYQRELRGQNGYQEISINAQNMAEKIEKVVPPTKGNDIWTSINKNVQLKTEQAITDQINWLHKNPVLGKLHPDALTGYAVAMEVDTGKIIAMASMPDYDTNVFTTERLDPEVWSKIINNYQNGTINSISSGRSGNNLDSTVFLGSTIKPLSVLIGLNEGFFSTSYVYQDKGIAYFGKAGHETSVRNASSHVYGSMDPSKAIEKSSNVFMVDKVGKNLYLKYQDKGLDVWDNYMKQFGLGVLTESGLPGEQKGKVNYYDKESNGSTQAALVYASFGQQGGYTALQLAQYASTLANEGERIKPQLISKITDPSGNVVKKFSREVLNKVEFDQAYWDEIKRGMNSEVSSFNDFPYDFARKTGTSQQVAKGKVRDNGVFIAYAPRNNPKLAVAVIIPEGGFGSSSAAPVARKIFDAYDWEYGLDGVPKKSLQSATSTTDDTTNKTATQ, encoded by the coding sequence ATGGGACTGCGGATTAATATCTTCTTTTTCAGCACGTTTGTTATTTTCTGCGTCATTATTGTTCGTTTAGCTGTGCTGCAATTTGTGGAAGGTCCTACATTAAGTGAGGTCGAGACGAATCGGGAAGTCAAGAATGTACCTTTAGCTGCCATGCGTGGAGTTATCTTTGCGGATGGGGGCGAGAAGCTCGCTTATTCTACGCCAGTTCAGTCATTATATATTACTCTAACCAAGGATTATACGGCTAAAGAGTTAAATAAGGAAACAGGAAAGACCGTGCTTAAACCCGAAGCTCAGGCTAAGTCTGATGCATTGGCTGCTAATTTGACAGCTGCTTTCAACACATATGGAGCGGCTGATGAAGTGAAGATGACTAAAGAGGAAGTCATTGAGGCGATGGATTTGTACTTCAAGAAATTCCAGGGTTATACCCCCCGCCGGATTAAGATTGATTTGTCCCAGAAAGAAGTAGCCTTTTTTATGGAACATAAGAACGACTACCCCGGCCTTGAAGTGGTGGAGGAGAGCGTCCGCCATTATGACAAGGATACTGTAGCCGTACAAACGGTTGGGTATATTAAGCTTTATAAGTACTCCAACAGTCTTGCTATATATCAGAATATTATAAATGCAACTAAGAATACCCCAGATCCGGGACTCACGTACAAAGATGACGAGTTTGTTGGGTTTGACGGCCTTGAATTACAGTATCAACGGGAACTCCGTGGGCAAAATGGGTATCAGGAAATATCTATTAATGCTCAAAATATGGCCGAAAAGATTGAGAAGGTTGTTCCTCCAACAAAAGGCAACGATATATGGACGTCGATTAACAAGAATGTTCAGTTGAAAACAGAGCAGGCTATAACCGACCAAATTAACTGGCTTCATAAAAATCCTGTATTAGGAAAGCTACATCCAGATGCGCTAACGGGTTATGCTGTTGCCATGGAAGTAGATACCGGAAAAATAATCGCTATGGCCAGCATGCCGGATTATGATACCAATGTGTTTACAACGGAAAGATTAGATCCGGAAGTTTGGTCTAAAATCATTAACAATTATCAAAACGGAACCATTAACTCCATTTCTTCAGGAAGATCTGGTAATAATTTGGATTCCACTGTGTTTCTAGGCTCGACCATTAAGCCTTTAAGTGTTCTAATCGGCCTGAATGAGGGTTTCTTTAGTACATCTTATGTGTATCAAGACAAAGGGATTGCTTATTTCGGTAAAGCGGGACATGAAACTAGTGTCAGAAATGCCTCAAGCCACGTCTATGGGAGCATGGATCCATCCAAAGCGATTGAGAAGTCGTCCAATGTATTTATGGTTGATAAGGTGGGTAAAAACCTCTATTTAAAATATCAGGATAAAGGGTTGGATGTCTGGGATAATTACATGAAACAATTTGGCCTTGGAGTATTGACAGAAAGCGGTCTTCCTGGTGAGCAGAAGGGTAAAGTGAACTATTACGACAAAGAATCCAACGGTAGTACTCAAGCGGCTCTTGTCTATGCTTCATTTGGTCAACAGGGCGGTTATACTGCGCTGCAGCTTGCACAGTATGCCTCAACCTTGGCCAATGAGGGTGAACGGATTAAACCTCAGTTAATAAGTAAGATTACCGACCCTTCGGGGAATGTGGTTAAAAAGTTTTCACGTGAGGTATTAAACAAAGTGGAGTTTGATCAAGCGTATTGGGATGAGATCAAGCGTGGCATGAACAGTGAGGTGAGTTCGTTTAATGACTTCCCTTATGATTTTGCCCGGAAGACGGGAACCTCTCAGCAAGTTGCTAAGGGTAAGGTACGCGATAACGGGGTCTTTATTGCCTACGCTCCGCGCAACAATCCGAAGCTAGCTGTAGCGGTAATAATTCCTGAGGGTGGTTTCGGTTCAAGCAGTGCCGCGCCTGTAGCGCGTAAGATATTTGATGCCTATGATTGGGAATATGGACTTGACGGAGTGCCGAAGAAAAGCCTCCAATCTGCAACTTCAACAACGGATGATACTACAAATAAAACAGCTACTCAATAG
- a CDS encoding transglutaminase domain-containing protein, with protein MLNVWLERLSEANMISVALLLIVAFSVVQGLSRGFFISIGKLLGLLGSGLITIVSIFLAVLGTLYLSPRIQQWAAEIKIPDLELNAWQQIYYTGTSVLSESTLVRFIVILMVSYSIIRFILGLLSPLLPLQRRRPLRMGDRKVTSLSRLGGGVIGALIGVSRCLVIIIVLFVAVGLNPDSGFSRYIESSPVYRESAAAVIEPIAGKTVQAKLPILTQIVAAEMDDILRRKYEVIDREIPSDIKGAAVKIVGKSNSQEEKARLLYDWVGTRISYDYAKAENYEKNRVWHEQNPKDTFDTRLGVCIDYARLYAVMARSQNLQVRVVTGQGYDGVGGYGPHAWNEVYIDERKAWIPLDSTWAQSGDWFNSTDFSDTHLRESVL; from the coding sequence ATGCTGAACGTGTGGTTAGAACGTCTGAGTGAGGCAAATATGATCTCAGTCGCCCTTTTGCTCATCGTTGCCTTTTCTGTAGTGCAGGGTTTGAGCAGGGGCTTCTTTATTTCGATCGGCAAATTACTTGGACTACTAGGTTCAGGTCTAATAACGATTGTTTCCATATTTTTAGCCGTCCTGGGAACTCTTTATCTCTCGCCTCGTATTCAACAATGGGCGGCGGAAATTAAGATTCCAGATCTAGAATTAAATGCTTGGCAGCAGATTTACTATACAGGCACCTCTGTGTTGTCAGAATCTACGTTGGTACGTTTTATAGTGATCCTTATGGTTAGTTATAGCATTATCCGCTTCATCCTTGGGCTTCTATCTCCTTTATTGCCATTGCAGAGACGACGGCCTCTGAGAATGGGCGACCGAAAGGTCACTTCCTTAAGCCGTTTAGGCGGAGGGGTGATCGGAGCTCTAATTGGGGTCTCGCGCTGCCTGGTTATTATAATTGTACTATTCGTTGCAGTAGGTCTGAATCCTGACAGTGGGTTCAGTCGCTACATCGAGTCTTCTCCTGTATACAGGGAAAGTGCGGCGGCTGTAATTGAACCGATCGCGGGTAAGACGGTTCAAGCGAAGCTTCCTATCTTGACCCAGATTGTGGCAGCAGAGATGGATGACATTCTTCGGCGTAAATATGAAGTGATTGACCGTGAAATTCCGTCTGATATTAAGGGCGCTGCTGTTAAAATTGTCGGCAAAAGCAACAGTCAGGAAGAGAAGGCACGGTTGTTATATGATTGGGTAGGAACTCGAATCTCCTATGATTACGCGAAAGCGGAAAATTACGAGAAAAACCGCGTTTGGCATGAACAAAATCCGAAAGATACCTTCGATACCCGGCTTGGAGTGTGTATTGATTACGCCCGTCTCTATGCGGTAATGGCCCGCTCACAGAACCTGCAGGTACGGGTTGTGACCGGTCAAGGCTATGACGGAGTCGGAGGATACGGCCCTCATGCGTGGAACGAAGTATATATAGATGAACGGAAAGCGTGGATCCCGCTGGATTCCACTTGGGCGCAAAGCGGCGATTGGTTTAATTCTACAGATTTCAGTGATACTCATCTCAGGGAGAGTGTGCTGTGA
- a CDS encoding MFS transporter, which produces MKTALWLYLFLFLAFFDLHAQYPILTPFALSLGAGPAFIGWMMGMYSLTHLPGNLLAGVLIDRKGSRRYIVFSLVTAGFILLLQAHAQLPWHLLLLRAASGFALAFLSPACMTLLASLSTDAAVQGKYMSGHGIVHTLASVVSPAAGAVIVAKAGFAGTFSTLGWLLIATGIMAFFSVPKPSQLESVTPASISLKQASIPEEEQSAKKPVPGIVTLFSRRYFLLPFFVSCSQGVLFFELPLSQSGGGSAGILSTGILLSLLSLGALLTLSMFFLNRLAPAKRIAAALLAMAFCFFSLAAFRTIPVGVILFALGAAKGVLFPAMASLFISLGGPGRLGRTFSLQSIAMSLGAFAGPVTAGALRNEISPYFIAFLLLMTALILLPPGSAQRSSRIQKWKGRAA; this is translated from the coding sequence ATGAAAACAGCGCTATGGCTCTATTTATTTCTTTTCTTGGCGTTCTTTGATTTACATGCCCAATATCCTATTCTGACGCCGTTCGCCTTATCACTTGGGGCTGGTCCCGCCTTTATAGGCTGGATGATGGGTATGTACTCACTGACACATCTTCCCGGTAATCTGCTGGCCGGTGTGCTTATTGATCGAAAAGGGAGCCGGCGCTATATTGTGTTCAGCTTGGTGACCGCAGGCTTTATACTTCTGCTGCAGGCACATGCCCAGCTTCCTTGGCATCTGCTCCTGCTGCGTGCTGCAAGTGGTTTTGCACTGGCCTTTCTATCTCCTGCTTGTATGACACTTCTAGCCTCGCTGTCAACGGATGCTGCAGTACAAGGTAAATACATGTCCGGCCATGGAATAGTCCACACCTTAGCTTCTGTCGTCTCCCCGGCAGCTGGTGCTGTTATCGTAGCCAAGGCGGGGTTCGCCGGAACCTTCAGTACTCTAGGCTGGCTGCTGATTGCAACAGGAATCATGGCCTTTTTTAGCGTACCAAAGCCCTCACAATTGGAGTCTGTAACCCCGGCCTCCATTTCCTTGAAGCAGGCCTCTATTCCGGAAGAAGAACAATCAGCTAAGAAACCTGTTCCGGGTATCGTGACGCTTTTCTCCAGACGTTATTTTCTATTACCCTTTTTCGTATCCTGCTCCCAAGGCGTATTATTCTTTGAATTACCGCTTTCCCAAAGCGGCGGGGGCAGCGCGGGTATTCTCTCCACAGGAATCCTGCTGTCACTCCTCAGCCTAGGCGCGTTGTTGACACTTAGCATGTTTTTTCTAAACCGCCTTGCTCCCGCCAAAAGAATTGCAGCGGCTCTGCTTGCTATGGCCTTCTGTTTCTTCTCCCTTGCAGCCTTCCGCACCATACCGGTAGGTGTTATTCTTTTCGCTCTAGGTGCGGCCAAGGGAGTTCTGTTCCCCGCTATGGCCTCACTGTTCATTAGTCTAGGCGGTCCGGGGCGGCTCGGCAGAACCTTTTCACTGCAGTCGATTGCGATGTCATTAGGTGCTTTTGCCGGACCGGTAACAGCAGGAGCCTTAAGAAATGAAATATCACCTTATTTCATTGCCTTTCTACTGCTGATGACAGCCTTGATTCTTCTCCCACCCGGCAGCGCGCAGAGGTCATCCCGCATTCAGAAATGGAAGGGAAGAGCCGCTTAG
- a CDS encoding toprim domain-containing protein, protein MSIYIIVEGKNDRSRLRRLLMEDVEILCTFGSLNTLKLETLRQKVGDEEVYLYMDNDSSGKKIRGILRDVFPDAGHIYTRKGYAGVEHTPDEYNITQLEKAGLEEYIVYPEPLPLF, encoded by the coding sequence ATGTCCATTTATATTATCGTAGAAGGCAAGAATGACCGCAGCCGGTTAAGACGCCTACTAATGGAGGATGTCGAAATTCTTTGTACCTTTGGATCCCTGAACACACTTAAGCTTGAAACACTGCGCCAAAAAGTAGGAGACGAAGAAGTATACCTGTACATGGACAATGATAGCTCAGGCAAAAAAATCCGCGGTATTCTGCGTGATGTTTTCCCAGATGCCGGACATATTTATACACGGAAAGGGTATGCAGGTGTTGAGCACACCCCTGATGAATACAACATTACTCAGTTAGAAAAGGCAGGGTTAGAGGAATATATTGTGTATCCAGAACCGCTTCCTTTATTTTGA